The following proteins are encoded in a genomic region of Acidobacteriota bacterium:
- a CDS encoding response regulator, with product MNERVLFLVEDNPDDELLTLRALEKNHIRNPVVVARDGQEALDWLFGEGAYAGRDPMDLPAVVLLDLKLPKVDGLEVLRRIRADERTRLLPVVVLTSSTEEKDLTESYTRGANSYVRKPVNFGEFVEAARNLGLYWLLLNEAPPVPGRF from the coding sequence ATGAACGAGCGCGTCCTGTTCCTTGTCGAAGACAACCCTGACGACGAATTGCTCACGCTGAGGGCCCTGGAGAAGAACCACATCCGGAACCCCGTGGTTGTGGCGCGGGACGGCCAGGAGGCCCTGGACTGGCTTTTCGGGGAGGGCGCCTACGCCGGTCGGGACCCGATGGATCTGCCGGCGGTGGTCTTGTTGGACCTTAAGCTGCCCAAGGTGGACGGGCTGGAGGTTCTGCGACGGATCCGGGCCGACGAGCGCACCCGGCTTCTTCCCGTGGTGGTCCTGACCTCCTCCACGGAGGAGAAGGACCTCACCGAAAGCTACACCCGCGGAGCCAACTCCTACGTGCGCAAGCCCGTGAACTTCGGCGAGTTCGTGGAGGCGGCCCGAAATCTGGGTCTCTACTGGCTGTTGCTCAATGAGGCGCCCCCGGTGCCAGGGAGGTTTTGA